The following proteins are co-located in the Manihot esculenta cultivar AM560-2 chromosome 9, M.esculenta_v8, whole genome shotgun sequence genome:
- the LOC110622104 gene encoding FT-interacting protein 7, with protein MAKNQKLVVEVVDARNLLPKDGHGTSSPYVTIDFYGQRRRTKTAIRDLNPAWNEVLEFNVGKPSNVFDDILELDVCHDKNYGPTRRNVHLGRIRLSATQFVRKGEEALIYYPLERKYFLSLVQGEIGLKIYYQYEVIPAPPPPPAEEPKADSNAESPPGAEAATEKPPEAEPKQPEDGEKSKAAEETTKEPDKDQPAEHPTADGAKPNEESAAEATSPPADNAPAPIQVEKPPEPEPGPPPPPPAASEASEGQEHTPKDSNGPPEADGDIVLEPPMNNWSPKSPEIMASTIYASVPEVKVAGINGPHPIPRPAVATTNYTLEPQESISIERPSFDLVEKMHYLFVRVVKARGLPTNANPIVRIVTSCSRIQSKPARRTAFYEWDQTFAFGRDAPESSSILEISVWDPPIAECKSDMAGAKFLGGICFDVTEIPLRDPPDSPLAPQWYRLEGSGAHRGDEMLGNLMLATWVGTQADEAFPDAWKTDAAGNVNSRAKVYLSPKLWYLRATVLEAQDVLPATHLKEASFQLKAQLGSQIQKTKATVTRNGNPSWNEDLLFVAAEPFSDQLIFTLENRQAKGTVTLGIARIPLTTIERRVDDRKVASRWFTFEDPNSEKIAYKGRVQLKLCFDGGYHVMDEAAHVCSDYRPTARQLWKPPVGSVELGIIACKNLLPMKTVNGRGCTDAYCVAKYGPKWVRTRTVCDSLDPKWNEQYTWKVFDPCTVLTIGVFDSWEVFESDGEKTAARPDFRIGKVRIRISTLETGKVYRNSYPLILLTNNGVKKMGEIEVAVRFIRTTQTLDFLHVYSQPLLPLMHHIKPLGVVQQEMLRSTAVKIIAGHLSRSEPPLRREVVFYLVDADSHAFSMRKVRANWFRIINVIAGVLDIVRWIEDMRVWKNPTATILVHALLVMLVWFPDLIVPTLAFYVFVIGAWNYRFRTRDPLPHFDPKISLADAVDEEELDEEFDTLPSSRSTDKVRGRYDKLRTLGIRVQKILGDFATQGERVQALVTWRDPRATGIFVGLCFVVAMILYLVPSKMVAMAFGFYYLRHPIFRDRMPSPALNFFRRLPSLSDRIM; from the coding sequence ATGGCAAAAAATCAGAAACTGGTAGTTGAAGTTGTGGATGCTCGCAATCTTCTGCCCAAAGACGGCCATGGGACCTCCAGTCCTTACGTTACAATCGACTTTTATGGGCAGCGCAGGCGGACAAAGACAGCTATACGTGACCTCAACCCGGCATGGAATGAAGTTCTTGAGTTCAACGTTGGTAAGCCATCTAATGTGTTTGATGATATTCTTGAGCTTGATGTTTGCCATGATAAAAATTATGGCCCAACTAGAAGAAATGTTCATCTTGGAAGAATCCGGCTGAGTGCGACTCAGTTTGTGAGGAAGGGTGAAGAGGCTTTAATATATTACCCTTTGGAGAGGAAATACTTTCTTAGTTTGGTGCAGGGAGAAATTGGGTTGAAGATTTATTACCAGTATGAAGTGATACCGGCGCCTCCACCTCCTCCAGCAGAGGAACCGAAGGCTGATTCAAATGCAGAGTCACCACCAGGAGCCGAAGCTGCAACAGAAAAGCCACCAGAAGCTGAACCCAAACAACCGGAAGATGGCGAAAAGTCGAAAGCGGCAGAGGAGACCACCAAAGAACCTGATAAAGATCAACCAGCTGAGCATCCTACAGCTGATGGTGCCAAGCCTAATGAAGAGTCAGCAGCAGAAGCTACGTCACCACCTGCAGATAATGCACCAGCTCCTATTCAAGTTGAAAAACCACCAGAACCAGAGCCAGGGCCCCCACCCCCACCACCAGCAGCATCAGAAGCGAGTGAAGGCCAAGAGCATACACCGAAAGATTCCAATGGGCCTCCAGAAGCCGATGGAGACATTGTATTGGAACCGCCAATGAATAATTGGTCTCCCAAATCACCAGAAATAATGGCGTCAACAATATATGCTTCTGTGCCAGAAGTGAAAGTGGCTGGAATCAACGGTCCGCATCCCATCCCAAGACCAGCAGTAGCAACCACGAACTATACGTTGGAACCCCAAGAAAGCATTTCAATCGAACGTCCATCATTTGATCTGGTCGAAAAGATGCACTACTTATTTGTTCGGGTGGTGAAAGCACGGGGTCTACCCACCAATGCCAATCCCATTGTAAGGATTGTAACGTCATGCAGCCGCATACAATCTAAACCCGCACGAAGGACTGCATTTTACGAGTGGGATCAGACATTCGCATTCGGCCGTGACGCACCAGAATCCTCCTCTATCCTTGAGATTTCGGTGTGGGATCCGCCCATTGCGGAATGCAAGTCTGACATGGCAGGTGCGAAATTCCTAGGTGGGATTTGCTTCGACGTCACGGAAATTCCATTGCGGGATCCACCGGACAGCCCCTTGGCCCCACAATGGTACAGGTTGGAAGGAAGTGGAGCCCACAGAGGTGATGAGATGCTTGGGAACCTGATGCTTGCGACATGGGTGGGGACACAAGCTGACGAGGCATTCCCCGATGCTTGGAAAACCGACGCAGCCGGTAATGTTAACTCTAGAGCCAAAGTTTACCTCTCCCCAAAATTATGGTACCTAAGAGCCACTGTACTCGAAGCTCAAGACGTCTTGCCAGCAACCCATTTAAAAGAAGCCTCGTTTCAACTCAAAGCCCAACTAGGAtcccaaatccagaaaaccaaAGCTACTGTTACCCGCAACGGCAACCCCTCATGGAATGAAGACTTGCTCTTTGTTGCAGCCGAGCCCTTTAGCGACCAATTGATTTTCACCTTAGAAAACCGGCAAGCTAAAGGAACTGTTACCCTCGGGATTGCCAGAATACCGCTTACGACCATAGAGAGGCGGGTCGATGACAGGAAGGTGGCGTCTCGATGGTTCACTTTTGAAGACCCCAACAGTGAAAAGATAGCATACAAAGGTAGAGTTCAGTTGAAGTTATGCTTTGATGGTGGGTATCATGTAATGGACGAGGCGGCTCACGTGTGCAGTGATTACCGGCCCACTGCGAGGCAGCTATGGAAACCTCCGGTGGGCAGTGTTGAGTTGGGTATCATTGCTTGCAAAAACTTGTTACCCATGAAAACGGTAAACGGTAGAGGGTGTACAGACGCTTATTGTGTAGCCAAATACGGCCCAAAATGGGTTCGAACTAGGACCGTTTGTGATAGCTTGGACCCCAAATGGAATGAGCAGTACACTTGGAAGGTTTTCGACCCGTGCACGGTGTTGACAATTGGGGTCTTTGATAGCTGGGAAGTATTCGAATCCGACGGTGAAAAAACTGCCGCGCGTCCTGACTTCCGGATTGGGAAAGTACGTATACGTATATCTACGTTGGAGACGGGTAAAGTGTACAGAAACTCGTATCCATTGATATTGTTGACAAACAATGGGGTGAAGAAAATGGGGGAGATCGAAGTGGCAGTGAGGTTTATACGTACAACTCAGACGTTGGATTTTTTACACGTGTACTCACAGCCATTGTTACCGTTAATGCATCACATAAAGCCTTTAGGGGTGGTCCAGCAGGAAATGCTGAGGAGCACAGCTGTCAAGATCATAGCTGGTCACTTGTCAAGATCAGAGCCACCCCTTCGACGCGAGGTGGTGTTTTACTTGGTTGATGCGGATTCGCACGCTTTTAGCATGCGAAAAGTACGTGCCAATTGGTTTAGGATCATCAACGTGATCGCAGGGGTATTAGACATCGTACGGTGGATAGAAGACATGCGTGTGTGGAAAAATCCTACGGCTACAATACTTGTGCATGCATTACTAGTGATGCTGGTCTGGTTCCCTGATTTGATTGTCCCCACATTGGCATTTTACGTGTTCGTGATTGGTGCTTGGAATTACAGGTTTCGAACACGGGACCCACTGCCCCACTTTGATCCAAAAATCTCATTAGCAGATGCGGTGGACGAGGAGGAACTTGATGAGGAGTTTGACACACTTCCAAGTAGCAGATCAACGGACAAGGTTCGAGGGAGGTACGATAAGCTAAGAACACTAGGGATACGGGTGCAGAAGATATTGGGGGATTTTGCGACGCAAGGGGAGAGAGTGCAGGCATTAGTGACGTGGAGAGATCCGAGGGCGACGGGGATATTTGTAGGGCTGTGTTTTGTGGTGGCGATGATATTGTATTTGGTACCGTCAAAAATGGTGGCCATGGCATTTGGATTCTATTACTTGAGGCATCCGATTTTCCGGGATCGAATGCCATCGCCGGCATTGAACTTCTTCAGGAGGCTTCCTTCGCTGTCCGATAGAATCATGTAG
- the LOC110622477 gene encoding beta-glucosidase BoGH3B has translation MGRIPIFLMSLVLLWGAIAEAEYMKYKDPKQPINVRIKDLMKRMTLEEKIGQMTQIERSVASAEVMKKYFIGSVLSGGGSVPSKQASAETWIKMVNDFQNGSLSARLGIPMIYGIDAVHGHNNVYNATIFPHNIGLGATRDPELVKRIGAATALEVRATGIPYVFAPCIAVCRDPRWGRCYESYSEDSKIVQAMTEIVAGLQGDIPAGSPKGVPFVAEKTKVAACAKHYVGDGGTTDGINENNTVISRHGLLSIHMPGYYNSIIKGVSTVMVSYSSWNGVKMHANRDLVTGFLKDTLRFRGFVISDWEGIDRITSPPHANYSFSIQAGITAGIDMIMVPFNYTEFIDGLTYQVKNNIIPMSRIDDAVKRILRVKFVMGLFENPYADDSLVNQLGSQEHRELAREAVRKSLVLLKNGESGDKPSLPLPKKASKILVAGSHADNLGYQCGGWTIEWQGLSGNNLTSGTTILTAIKNTVDPSTEVVYKENPDSQFVKSGEFSYAVVVVGEPPYAETNGDSMNLTIAEPGPSTIQNVCGAVKCVVIVVSGRPLVIQPYMPLIDALVAAWLPGTEGQGVADVVIGDYGFTGRLSRTWFKTVDQLPMNVGDRYYDPLFPFGFGLTTKPIKA, from the exons atgggtagaattccCATCTTCTTGATGTCGCTTGTTCTCTTATGGGGAGCCATAGCAGAAGCAGAATACATGAAATATAAAGATCCAAAACAACCCATTAATGTTCGAATAAAGGACTTAATGAAGAGGATGACACTGGAGGAAAAAATTGGCCAGATGACACAGATTGAACGCAGTGTTGCGTCTGCTGAAGTGATGAAGAAGTACTTCATTG GGAGTGTATTGAGTGGAGGAGGGAGTGTTCCATCTAAACAAGCTTCTGCAGAAACTTGGATTAAAATGGTGAATGATTTTCAGAATGGTTCTTTATCAGCCCGACTTGGGATTCCTATGATTTACGGAATTGATGCTGTTCATGGCCACAACAATGTCTATAATGCAACTATTTTTCCACATAATATTGGGCTTGGAGCCACCAG GGACCCTGAACTTGTTAAGAGGATTGGGGCTGCAACAGCACTTGAAGTTAGAGCTACAGGCATTCCATATGTTTTTGCACCTTGTATCGCG GTTTGCAGAGATCCAAGATGGGGTCGATGCTATGAAAGCTACAGTGAAGATTCTAAGATTGTTCAAGCAATGACCGAGATAGTAGCCGGATTACAAGGAGATATTCCAGCTGGGTCTCCAAAGGGAGTTCCCTTCGTCGCTGAGAA AACAAAAGTTGCAGCTTGCGCCAAGCACTATGTTGGTGATGGAGGAACAACAGATGGGATAAACGAGAACAATACGGTTATAAGCAGACATGGTTTGCTTAGCATCCACATGCCTGGTTACTACAACTCAATCATCAAAGGTGTGTCTACTGTCATGGTCTCCTACTCTAGCTGGAATGGAGTTAAAATGCATGCTAACCGAGACTTAGTCACCGGCTTTCTCAAGGACACACTTCGCTTCAGG GGTTTTGTCATCTCAGATTGGGAGGGTATTGACAGGATCACCTCTCCGCCCCATGCTAACTACTCATTTTCCATTCAAGCAGGAATCACTGCTGGAATTGACATG ATCATGGTCCCATTCAACTACACAGAATTTATAGATGGCCTAACATACCAGGTGAAGAATAACATAATTCCAATGAGTCGAATTGATGACGCAGTAAAGAGAATTTTGCGAGTTAAGTTCGTAATGGGTCTCTTTGAGAACCCATATGCAGATGATAGTCTGGTGAACCAGCTTGGAAGTCAG GAACATAGAGAACTTGCTAGGGAAGCTGTGAGGAAATCACTTGTGCTGCTAAAGAATGGTGAATCAGGTGACAAGCCATCGTTACCCCTCCCCAAAAAAGCTTCAAAAATACTTGTCGCTGGCAGTCATGCAGACAATCTTGGTTATCAGTGTGGTGGATGGACAATTGAGTGGCAAGGACTAAGTGGTAACAATCTCACAAGTG GTACTACAATCCTGACAGCGATAAAAAATACTGTTGATCCAAGCACAGAAGTTGTCTACAAGGAAAATCCTGATTCACAATTTGTCAAGTCTGGAGAGTTCTCCTATGCTGTAGTAGTAGTAGGAGAACCCCCATATGCAGAAACTAATGGTGACAGCATGAACCTGACAATTGCTGAGCCTGGACCAAGCACCATCCAGAATGTCTGTGGAGCTGTGAAATGTGTTGTTATTGTTGTCTCCGGGCGTCCTTTGGTAATCCAACCATATATGCCGTTGATAGATGCTCTTGTTGCCGCTTGGCTTCCTGGAACTGAAGGACAGGGTGTTGCTGATGTTGTAATTGGTGATTATGGTTTCACTGGCAGGCTTTCTCGTACATGGTTTAAGACTGTTGATCAGCTGCCTATGAATGTCGGAGATCGATACTACGATCCCCTCTTCCCATTTGGATTTGGCCTCACTACCAAACCCATCAAAGCTTAG
- the LOC110622475 gene encoding myb-like protein X isoform X1 encodes MELFSVSGDISLNNKGFTLKVKLFCKISQMEGKSETAVEIEEHVKLKGKDKELSDANGEKTKVELELKTKSVEKEKPKQKGDEEGKNKKQQQKKEDDEGDHEKDKNKEKKKKKKKKEDEAKDGGDNLDEESEVDNETRETNKKEEKQDKQDERKEEKKKKKEEHVDDVKEKDKKEKEKENKDKETREVKDKSLRNKEEGIKEHLGEGKEKYEEKKNDRKEKKEKEKKVKEEGKKLGEASVEETEKKNEKEEDKGEGKKKKKEKKHNDETKDVEEKKGEEKEEKKKKKKKNVERKEKHEDVIHEGEEKKEKEKKKEVNESKSDAKVVSREIKPESEGKGENEEEEKDKAKESKEKKKDKDKKENGDKIRKNGEKDKSKGLNNLKKKLVKIDRKIETLFEKKANIFRQINEAENASSVAAEKDKDTQIADSK; translated from the exons ATGGAATTGTTCTCCGTCTCAG gggATATTAGCTTAAACAATAAAGGGTTTACATtgaaagttaaattattttgcAAAATTTCACAGATGGAAGGCAAATCTGAAACTGCTGTTGAAATAGAGGAACATGTCAAACTCAAAGGCAAAGACAAAGAGCTAAGTGATgcgaatggagagaaaactaaAGTGGAACTTGAACTGAAGACCAAATCGGTAGAAAAGGAAAAGCCAAAGCAGAAAGGGGACGAGGAGGGGAAAAATAAGAAGCAGCAGCAGAAGAAGGAAGATGATGAAGGTGACCATGAGAAAGATAAaaacaaggaaaagaagaagaagaagaagaagaaagaggacGAGGCAAAAGATGGTGGGGATAATTTAGATGAGGAGTCGGAGGTAGATAATGAAACCAGAGAAACTAATAAAAAGGAAGAGAAACAAGATAAGCAAgacgagagaaaagaagagaagaaaaagaagaaggaagaacaTGTAGATGATGTGAAGGAGAAAGATaagaaagagaaggagaaaGAGAACAAGGATAAAGAGACAAGGGAagtcaaagacaaaagtttgaGAAATAAGGAAGAGGGGATTAAGGAGCATCTGGGGGAGGGGAAGGAAAAGTATGAGGAGAAGAAGAATGacaggaaagaaaagaaagagaaagaaaagaaggtcAAAGAAGAAGGGAAAAAGCTAGGTGAAGCATCTGTGGAAGAAACagaaaaaaagaatgaaaaagaagaagacaaaggggaagggaaaaagaaaaagaaagagaagaaacaCAATGATGAAACAAAGGATGTCGAAGAAAAGAAAGgtgaagagaaagaagagaagaagaagaaaaagaaaaagaatgtgGAAAGGAAAGAGAAGCATGAGGACGTAATACATGAAGGTgaagagaagaaggaaaaggaaaagaaaaaggaagttaATGAGTCAAAGAGCGATGCCAAAGTTGTGTCAAGGGAGATTAAACCAGAATCAGAAGGAAAGGGGGAGAACGAGGAGGAAGAGAAAGATAAGGCAAAGGAAagtaaagagaagaagaaagataaaGACAAGAAAGAGAATGGTGATAAGATAAGGAAAAATGGTGAGAAGGATAAAAGCAAGGGCCTCAACAATCTGAAAAAGAAGTTGGTGAAGATTGATAGAAAAATTGAAACCCTCTTTGAGAAAAAAGCCAACATTTTTAGACAGATAAATGAAGCTGAGAATGCAAGCTCTGTTGCTGCTGAGAAGGACAAAGACACCCAAATAGCTGATTCCAAATAG
- the LOC110622475 gene encoding DNA ligase 1 isoform X2: MEGKSETAVEIEEHVKLKGKDKELSDANGEKTKVELELKTKSVEKEKPKQKGDEEGKNKKQQQKKEDDEGDHEKDKNKEKKKKKKKKEDEAKDGGDNLDEESEVDNETRETNKKEEKQDKQDERKEEKKKKKEEHVDDVKEKDKKEKEKENKDKETREVKDKSLRNKEEGIKEHLGEGKEKYEEKKNDRKEKKEKEKKVKEEGKKLGEASVEETEKKNEKEEDKGEGKKKKKEKKHNDETKDVEEKKGEEKEEKKKKKKKNVERKEKHEDVIHEGEEKKEKEKKKEVNESKSDAKVVSREIKPESEGKGENEEEEKDKAKESKEKKKDKDKKENGDKIRKNGEKDKSKGLNNLKKKLVKIDRKIETLFEKKANIFRQINEAENASSVAAEKDKDTQIADSK, translated from the coding sequence ATGGAAGGCAAATCTGAAACTGCTGTTGAAATAGAGGAACATGTCAAACTCAAAGGCAAAGACAAAGAGCTAAGTGATgcgaatggagagaaaactaaAGTGGAACTTGAACTGAAGACCAAATCGGTAGAAAAGGAAAAGCCAAAGCAGAAAGGGGACGAGGAGGGGAAAAATAAGAAGCAGCAGCAGAAGAAGGAAGATGATGAAGGTGACCATGAGAAAGATAAaaacaaggaaaagaagaagaagaagaagaagaaagaggacGAGGCAAAAGATGGTGGGGATAATTTAGATGAGGAGTCGGAGGTAGATAATGAAACCAGAGAAACTAATAAAAAGGAAGAGAAACAAGATAAGCAAgacgagagaaaagaagagaagaaaaagaagaaggaagaacaTGTAGATGATGTGAAGGAGAAAGATaagaaagagaaggagaaaGAGAACAAGGATAAAGAGACAAGGGAagtcaaagacaaaagtttgaGAAATAAGGAAGAGGGGATTAAGGAGCATCTGGGGGAGGGGAAGGAAAAGTATGAGGAGAAGAAGAATGacaggaaagaaaagaaagagaaagaaaagaaggtcAAAGAAGAAGGGAAAAAGCTAGGTGAAGCATCTGTGGAAGAAACagaaaaaaagaatgaaaaagaagaagacaaaggggaagggaaaaagaaaaagaaagagaagaaacaCAATGATGAAACAAAGGATGTCGAAGAAAAGAAAGgtgaagagaaagaagagaagaagaagaaaaagaaaaagaatgtgGAAAGGAAAGAGAAGCATGAGGACGTAATACATGAAGGTgaagagaagaaggaaaaggaaaagaaaaaggaagttaATGAGTCAAAGAGCGATGCCAAAGTTGTGTCAAGGGAGATTAAACCAGAATCAGAAGGAAAGGGGGAGAACGAGGAGGAAGAGAAAGATAAGGCAAAGGAAagtaaagagaagaagaaagataaaGACAAGAAAGAGAATGGTGATAAGATAAGGAAAAATGGTGAGAAGGATAAAAGCAAGGGCCTCAACAATCTGAAAAAGAAGTTGGTGAAGATTGATAGAAAAATTGAAACCCTCTTTGAGAAAAAAGCCAACATTTTTAGACAGATAAATGAAGCTGAGAATGCAAGCTCTGTTGCTGCTGAGAAGGACAAAGACACCCAAATAGCTGATTCCAAATAG